A genomic stretch from Shewanella woodyi ATCC 51908 includes:
- a CDS encoding LysR substrate-binding domain-containing protein, translating to MRITLKQLTIFEAVARSGQVARAAEMVNLSAPATSMALAELEKQLDARLFERVGNRLSLNSQGSLLLPLATEALQKFDQIEHLFSSPEAEYSGTLNVSASSTIGNFMLAKSAVAFCQQYTQAQVDLDIDNTQAVIKSVLEFRSEIGFIEGQCLDSRIKVEAWHKDRLLVFCHPAHPLAGQHVTPQALRGQPWVMREEGSGTRDYFINAANALDMQPVEKFVFRTPDAIKQAVKQGAGLAVLSELTLEKEVSRKELAIIEVEGLFLERQFYRIHHKSRKSTPLCDRFVGFCTTLLNVEPV from the coding sequence ATGCGAATTACATTGAAACAGCTGACTATTTTCGAGGCGGTAGCCCGAAGTGGTCAGGTAGCTAGAGCGGCTGAAATGGTTAATCTATCAGCACCAGCAACCTCGATGGCACTGGCTGAATTGGAAAAACAGCTTGATGCCCGTCTATTTGAAAGAGTGGGCAATCGATTAAGTTTGAACTCACAGGGGAGTTTACTGCTGCCTTTAGCAACAGAAGCTTTGCAGAAGTTTGATCAGATAGAACACCTTTTTTCATCTCCCGAAGCGGAGTACAGCGGCACGCTCAATGTCAGTGCCAGCTCCACCATTGGTAACTTTATGTTAGCGAAAAGTGCCGTGGCCTTTTGTCAGCAATATACTCAGGCGCAAGTGGATCTTGATATTGATAATACTCAAGCTGTGATTAAATCTGTCTTAGAGTTCAGAAGTGAGATAGGTTTTATTGAAGGTCAATGTTTAGATAGTCGTATTAAAGTTGAGGCTTGGCATAAAGACCGTTTGCTCGTTTTTTGTCATCCAGCTCATCCTCTAGCAGGTCAACATGTCACCCCGCAGGCACTAAGAGGGCAACCATGGGTGATGCGAGAGGAGGGCTCTGGTACCCGAGATTACTTTATTAATGCTGCAAATGCGTTAGATATGCAGCCGGTGGAGAAGTTTGTTTTTAGAACACCTGATGCAATCAAGCAAGCGGTAAAACAGGGAGCAGGCTTAGCGGTATTATCTGAGCTGACCTTAGAGAAAGAGGTCAGCCGTAAAGAGTTAGCGATAATAGAGGTTGAAGGGCTCTTTTTGGAGCGGCAGTTTTATCGTATTCACCATAAAAGCCGTAAGTCGACACCACTTTGTGATCGGTTTGTCGGCTTCTGTACAACGCTGTTAAATGTGGAACCGGTTTAG
- the rnhA gene encoding ribonuclease HI translates to MSVLKQLSIFTDGSCLGNPGPGGYGVVMKYKAHTKELSDGFALTTNNRMELLAPIIALEALKVPCKIILTSDSQYMRQGITQWIHGWKKKNWITSTKQPVKNVDLWKRLDAATQSHEIDWHWVKGHAGHVENERCDTLARVAAEAKPTQEDLGYQPSVSSS, encoded by the coding sequence ATGTCTGTACTGAAACAACTCTCTATCTTTACCGATGGTTCCTGTTTGGGAAACCCAGGACCTGGCGGTTATGGCGTCGTAATGAAATACAAGGCACACACTAAAGAGCTTTCCGATGGTTTTGCATTAACGACCAACAATCGTATGGAGTTACTCGCCCCTATTATTGCATTAGAAGCCCTAAAAGTACCCTGTAAAATTATACTCACCAGCGATAGTCAGTATATGCGCCAAGGGATCACTCAATGGATCCACGGTTGGAAAAAGAAAAACTGGATAACCTCCACCAAACAACCAGTAAAAAATGTCGACCTGTGGAAACGCTTAGATGCAGCAACTCAGTCCCATGAGATTGACTGGCACTGGGTAAAAGGCCACGCTGGTCATGTTGAAAACGAGCGCTGCGATACCTTAGCTAGAGTCGCCGCAGAAGCTAAGCCTACACAGGAAGATCTGGGCTACCAGCCCTCCGTCTCAAGTAGCTAA
- a CDS encoding class I SAM-dependent methyltransferase, producing the protein MPDNAQPLSPQLWSQLPSGDQIKSLIEHILTPWWPKVFGYHMLNLGALSAELDMPDLPIGRRFSLFDGKGASIRAEFTALPIQNSVIDAVVMNMLLEFEPDPYKLLRETDRVLISGGYLFIIGFNPLSPAFIGKLLPKYQQQQPWNGRFFMPSRVKDWLGLLGYQVISDERFLYHHLLSDIKSESIWQDALQAWLPSSGSLYLIVARKLESPLTPIHEKRKVRQTQWTTAPTAGRSEHFNQKHKTDNS; encoded by the coding sequence GTGCCGGACAATGCTCAACCTTTATCGCCGCAACTGTGGTCACAACTTCCCAGTGGTGATCAGATTAAAAGCCTAATAGAGCACATATTGACGCCTTGGTGGCCTAAGGTGTTTGGTTATCATATGCTTAATCTTGGGGCGCTCAGTGCAGAACTCGATATGCCTGACCTGCCTATTGGCCGCCGCTTTTCGTTGTTCGATGGTAAGGGAGCCTCGATTCGCGCAGAGTTTACTGCGTTACCCATCCAAAATAGTGTGATCGATGCAGTCGTGATGAATATGCTTTTGGAGTTTGAACCCGATCCCTATAAGCTACTTCGTGAAACAGACAGGGTACTGATATCTGGTGGCTATCTTTTTATCATAGGTTTTAACCCTTTAAGTCCTGCATTTATTGGTAAATTACTGCCTAAATATCAGCAACAACAACCTTGGAATGGCCGCTTTTTTATGCCCTCTAGGGTAAAGGATTGGTTGGGGTTATTAGGCTATCAGGTGATATCTGATGAGCGTTTTCTCTATCACCATCTGCTAAGTGATATTAAGAGTGAGAGTATATGGCAAGATGCATTACAAGCTTGGCTTCCAAGTAGTGGCAGCTTGTACTTGATTGTGGCGAGAAAACTTGAGTCGCCTTTGACCCCTATTCATGAAAAAAGGAAAGTGAGACAAACTCAATGGACTACGGCGCCCACAGCGGGTCGAAGCGAACACTTTAATCAAAAACATAAAACTGATAACTCCTAA
- the dnaQ gene encoding DNA polymerase III subunit epsilon, which produces MNIVSSSKRQIILDTETTGMNQGAGAIFLGHRIIEIGCVEVINRRLTGRHYHEYINPQQIIDEEAIEVHGITNEFVAHKPKFAEVAQSFIEFIDGAEIVAHNANFDVSFMDHEFSLLQPVGPKTADICPILDTLEIAKFLHPGQKNNLDALCKRYGIDNSRRDLHGALLDAEILADVYLMMTGGQTKFNLSSEKEGSESGGIRRLSQSRNKLKVITATADELAMHEERLNLVAKSGQCIWRG; this is translated from the coding sequence ATGAATATCGTATCAAGTTCAAAACGCCAGATCATTCTCGATACCGAAACCACAGGTATGAACCAAGGAGCCGGTGCCATCTTTTTGGGACACCGCATCATTGAGATTGGTTGTGTCGAGGTGATTAATCGACGCCTTACTGGGCGTCATTATCATGAATATATTAACCCTCAGCAGATCATTGATGAAGAAGCGATAGAGGTCCACGGTATTACCAACGAATTTGTTGCCCATAAGCCAAAGTTCGCCGAGGTAGCCCAAAGTTTTATCGAATTTATTGATGGTGCAGAGATTGTGGCTCATAACGCTAACTTCGATGTTAGCTTTATGGATCATGAGTTCTCTCTTCTTCAACCTGTTGGGCCTAAGACTGCCGACATCTGCCCCATTCTGGATACCCTGGAGATCGCTAAGTTTCTGCATCCCGGTCAGAAAAATAACCTAGATGCTCTGTGTAAGCGTTATGGCATTGACAATTCACGTCGTGATCTTCACGGCGCTTTACTCGATGCGGAGATATTAGCTGACGTTTACCTGATGATGACAGGTGGGCAAACCAAGTTTAATCTTTCAAGTGAGAAAGAGGGGAGTGAAAGTGGTGGGATCAGGCGTTTAAGTCAAAGTCGTAATAAACTTAAAGTGATCACGGCTACGGCCGATGAATTAGCTATGCATGAAGAAAGATTAAATTTGGTTGCAAAATCAGGACAATGTATTTGGCGAGGATAG